Proteins encoded within one genomic window of Xylophilus sp. GOD-11R:
- a CDS encoding DoxX family protein, translating to MPLPPLPSTLLQLRRHGASFRARLENPAWLLLRMAFGAMLMTHGVPKMLGRAHGSMADPMAGSVRLIGEVLQLPAAPLIGWCVALLEGAGGLLLVAGWLTRPLAAMVTVQMLVISWLLAPTFAWIDRGFEYPLMLAFVAFFMLTRGAGPVSVDAWLARGRQTPAPAWPEVAR from the coding sequence ATGCCTTTGCCGCCTCTCCCCTCCACGCTCCTGCAGCTCCGCCGCCACGGCGCGAGCTTCCGCGCACGCCTGGAAAACCCCGCCTGGCTGCTGCTGCGGATGGCCTTCGGCGCCATGCTGATGACGCACGGCGTGCCCAAGATGCTCGGCCGCGCCCACGGCAGCATGGCCGACCCGATGGCGGGCTCGGTCCGTCTCATCGGCGAAGTGCTGCAGTTGCCGGCCGCACCGTTGATTGGCTGGTGCGTCGCGCTGCTCGAAGGCGCGGGCGGCCTGCTGCTGGTGGCCGGCTGGCTGACGCGCCCGCTGGCGGCGATGGTGACGGTGCAGATGCTGGTCATCAGCTGGCTGCTCGCCCCGACCTTCGCCTGGATCGACCGAGGCTTCGAATACCCGCTGATGTTGGCCTTCGTCGCGTTTTTCATGCTGACGCGCGGCGCCGGCCCGGTGTCGGTCGACGCCTGGCTGGCGCGCGGCCGGCAAACCCCGGCGCCCGCGTGGCCGGAGGTGGCGCGATGA
- a CDS encoding xanthine dehydrogenase family protein molybdopterin-binding subunit, translating to MAIRTPTPTPRTPQPGAERVDARDKVRGALRYAGDQRRPGLLHAALVGSRIARGSVEAIDTRAARRLPGVQAVFTHEDIDAFEGGGFLMAGGFGFQSVYPLRSAQIAHRGQTVAMVVADSLETAREAAALVTVRYATVPFSAGLDQADAPPVAQASVLPLPPFADRRVGDAPAALQSAAVTVDLRFELPAQHQNPMEIIATLAEWQDGRLTVHEPTQNSEGVRHGLARQLGISPGLVRVVSPSLGGGFGQKNSLQPHTALVALAARRLGRPVKLVMTRAQQFHNASFRPAGRHRVRLGADAGGRLVAAVHEIDQQTSRHDLFPSVGTEITARLYGVSHYLGVERLVRTDVQTPGYMRAPFEHPAAFAFESAVDEMAYALDRDPVAFRLANDAATDPLTGKPFSSRHSTECLVRGSEMFGWQRRSMAPGSMRAPDGSLVGWGVALGLYKAAMAPAFATVRLQADGAVRVSVGGHEMGQGLRTTIAVTVARTLGAPIAAVEVRIGDTAGAPQHLTAGSWGTATALPPVMEAVERLLDDLRQHAGDATTAPGTNALQLLRGSGRPFAQAESRRRAPGQPEQVFGRLTGGLPAAAGPEYPDFVAFSFIAHFVEVRVEPTTRRIRVPRVVSVADCGAVISPRTARSQVEGGVVWGIGAALREASEVDPRYGGFLNTDLAEYVLPVAADIGRIEVDFVGRPDYRFNASGAKGLGEVAMVGVAPAIANAVFHATGRRFRRLPLLMDDLFA from the coding sequence ATGGCCATCCGTACCCCCACTCCCACCCCCCGCACGCCGCAGCCCGGCGCCGAACGCGTCGATGCGCGCGACAAGGTCCGTGGCGCGCTGCGCTACGCCGGCGACCAGCGACGGCCCGGCCTGCTGCACGCCGCGCTGGTCGGTTCGCGCATCGCGCGCGGCAGCGTCGAGGCGATCGACACCCGGGCCGCGCGGCGCCTGCCCGGCGTGCAGGCGGTATTCACCCACGAGGACATCGACGCGTTCGAAGGCGGCGGCTTCCTGATGGCCGGCGGCTTCGGCTTCCAGAGCGTCTACCCCCTGCGTTCGGCGCAGATCGCCCATCGCGGCCAGACGGTGGCGATGGTGGTGGCCGACAGCCTGGAGACCGCCCGCGAAGCCGCCGCGCTGGTGACCGTGCGTTATGCGACCGTGCCGTTTTCCGCCGGCCTCGACCAGGCCGACGCGCCGCCGGTGGCGCAGGCTTCGGTGCTGCCCCTGCCGCCATTCGCCGACCGGCGCGTGGGCGACGCGCCCGCCGCGCTGCAGAGCGCCGCCGTCACCGTCGACCTGCGCTTTGAGCTGCCGGCGCAGCACCAGAACCCGATGGAGATCATCGCCACGCTGGCCGAGTGGCAGGACGGCCGGCTCACCGTGCACGAGCCGACGCAGAACAGCGAAGGCGTGCGCCACGGGCTGGCGCGGCAGCTGGGCATTTCACCGGGCCTGGTGCGGGTGGTGTCGCCATCGCTCGGCGGCGGTTTCGGGCAGAAGAACTCCCTGCAGCCGCACACCGCGCTGGTCGCCCTGGCCGCACGGCGGCTGGGCCGGCCGGTCAAGCTGGTCATGACCCGTGCCCAGCAGTTCCACAACGCGAGCTTTCGGCCGGCCGGGCGCCACCGGGTGCGACTGGGTGCCGATGCCGGCGGGCGCCTGGTGGCGGCCGTGCACGAGATCGACCAGCAGACCTCGCGCCACGACCTGTTTCCCTCGGTGGGCACCGAGATCACGGCGCGCCTCTACGGCGTGTCGCATTACCTGGGCGTGGAGCGGCTGGTGCGCACCGACGTGCAGACGCCCGGCTACATGCGCGCGCCCTTCGAGCATCCCGCCGCCTTCGCGTTCGAGAGCGCCGTCGACGAGATGGCCTATGCGCTGGACCGCGACCCGGTCGCCTTCCGGCTGGCCAACGACGCCGCGACCGACCCACTCACCGGCAAGCCCTTTTCGTCGCGCCACAGCACCGAATGCCTGGTGCGTGGCAGTGAGATGTTCGGCTGGCAGCGCCGCAGCATGGCGCCAGGCTCGATGCGGGCGCCCGATGGCAGCCTGGTCGGCTGGGGCGTCGCGCTGGGTCTCTACAAGGCCGCGATGGCACCAGCCTTCGCCACGGTGCGGCTGCAGGCCGACGGCGCGGTGCGGGTGTCGGTGGGCGGGCACGAGATGGGGCAGGGCCTGCGCACCACCATCGCGGTGACCGTGGCCCGCACGCTGGGCGCGCCGATCGCCGCGGTGGAAGTTCGGATCGGTGACACCGCGGGCGCGCCGCAGCATCTCACCGCCGGCTCCTGGGGCACCGCCACCGCGCTGCCGCCGGTGATGGAGGCCGTGGAGCGCCTGCTGGACGACCTGCGCCAGCACGCGGGCGACGCCACCACCGCGCCGGGCACGAACGCGCTGCAGCTGTTGCGCGGCTCCGGGCGGCCGTTCGCGCAGGCCGAGAGCCGCCGCCGCGCACCCGGCCAGCCGGAGCAGGTCTTCGGCCGGCTCACTGGTGGATTGCCGGCGGCGGCGGGCCCGGAATATCCGGACTTCGTGGCCTTCAGCTTCATCGCGCATTTCGTCGAGGTGCGCGTGGAGCCGACGACGCGGCGCATCCGGGTGCCACGCGTGGTGAGCGTGGCCGACTGCGGCGCGGTGATCAGCCCGCGCACCGCCCGCAGCCAGGTCGAGGGCGGCGTGGTCTGGGGCATCGGCGCGGCCCTGCGCGAGGCCAGCGAGGTGGATCCGCGCTACGGCGGCTTTCTCAACACCGACCTGGCCGAATACGTGCTGCCGGTCGCCGCCGATATCGGCCGCATCGAGGTCGACTTCGTCGGCCGGCCCGACTACCGCTTCAACGCCTCGGGCGCCAAGGGGCTCGGCGAGGTGGCGATGGTGGGTGTGGCGCCGGCCATCGCCAATGCAGTTTTCCACGCGACCGGCAGGCGTTTTCGACGACTGCCTTTGCTGATGGACGATTTGTTCGCATGA
- a CDS encoding CusA/CzcA family heavy metal efflux RND transporter has protein sequence MKRLIHYALHQPLFIVLGTLLFALAGVFAFKSLSVEAFPDVTDTQVTVIALYPGRAAEEVEKQVTLPIEVAMSGLPNSIRVFSHTQFGLSFTVVTYDDNAEVNLVRQQVAERLRGIDLPDGVEADIAPNATPVGEIMRYRLRGDGRSTTELRSEEDWVVERALRQVPGVADVVAMGGAIKQYEVQPDLDKLRAYKVTFQNLLDALGRGNSNAGGSYVRQGAQQYTIRGIGLLQSADDIGRVVVAARGGTPILIRDIADVKIGAVPRLGVVGQDNDDDIVTGIVIMRKGENPTVVLKAVKEKIADINARGLPPGVQIVPFYDRTWLMDKTLSTVFRNLVEGALLVSLVLYIFLSNLRASLAVVVVIPLALLSTFMGLKIMGVHANLLSLGAMDFGIIVDGAVIVIENVLHRLSESKENMRENERRETIINAVNEVGRPTLFSMLIIIAAHIPIFALQRHEGRIFQPMALSVTTALIGSLIFSLTLVPLLAYWMLRKKLPHGDNRVVRGAKHFYAPILDWALRRRRTVAIAAVVAFGLTTVVASRLGSEFLPELNEGTTWVNFTLSPNVSTQEASRVLHMARKALLTVPEVRTTVSKAGQPEDGTDPKTISMAEIFVDIKPENEWRKGMTREKITEEMNRVLSAIPSIDPAFSQPIRDNVLESISQIKGQIVIKLAGDDLALMKTVTDQIAHEVKQVEGVARAEIDRDGQVPQLVLAIDRDRAARYGLNVQDIQDVIEAALAGKAATSLWEGERKFAVAVRLPAEERVIANLRRTPIATPDGGYVALADVTNIQETVGAMNIAREAGRRTTAIGIFISGRDMGSVVADMKARVEKNVKIPQGYVVNWSGEFENQERAMKRLAVVVPISLLLIFVLLFDAFKSFKMAGLILVNVPLALIGGFVALWIFGIPLSVSAAIGFIALSGQAVLNGVVMLSVFQQLRHAGMTVTEAVREGSMQRLRTVLMTAMLAALGLLPMALSHEIGSETQRPLAIVVIGGLFTATLLTLVVLPALYVAWFGKEKPRTPEDDDSQVMAVV, from the coding sequence ATGAAGCGTCTCATCCATTACGCGCTGCACCAGCCGCTGTTCATCGTCCTGGGCACGCTGCTGTTCGCCCTGGCCGGCGTGTTCGCCTTCAAAAGCCTGTCGGTCGAAGCCTTTCCGGACGTGACCGACACCCAGGTCACCGTCATCGCGCTGTACCCCGGCCGCGCGGCCGAGGAAGTCGAGAAACAGGTGACGCTGCCGATCGAGGTGGCGATGTCGGGCCTGCCGAACTCGATCCGCGTGTTCTCGCACACGCAGTTCGGCCTGTCCTTCACCGTGGTGACCTACGACGACAACGCCGAAGTCAACCTGGTGCGCCAGCAGGTCGCCGAGCGCCTGCGCGGCATCGACCTGCCCGACGGCGTGGAAGCCGACATCGCGCCCAACGCCACGCCGGTCGGCGAAATCATGCGCTACCGCCTGCGCGGCGACGGCCGCAGCACGACCGAGCTGCGCTCCGAAGAAGACTGGGTGGTGGAGCGCGCGCTGCGCCAGGTGCCGGGCGTGGCCGACGTGGTCGCCATGGGCGGCGCGATCAAGCAGTACGAGGTGCAGCCCGACCTCGACAAGCTGCGCGCCTACAAGGTCACCTTCCAGAACCTGCTCGACGCCCTCGGCCGCGGCAACTCCAACGCCGGCGGCAGCTATGTGCGCCAGGGCGCGCAGCAATACACCATTCGCGGCATCGGCCTGCTGCAGTCGGCCGACGACATCGGCCGCGTGGTGGTCGCCGCGCGCGGCGGCACGCCCATCCTGATCCGCGACATCGCCGACGTGAAGATCGGCGCAGTGCCGCGTCTGGGTGTGGTCGGCCAGGACAACGACGACGACATCGTCACCGGCATCGTCATCATGCGAAAAGGCGAGAACCCGACCGTGGTGCTGAAGGCGGTCAAGGAGAAGATCGCCGACATCAACGCGCGCGGCCTGCCCCCGGGCGTGCAGATCGTGCCCTTCTACGACCGCACCTGGCTGATGGACAAGACCCTCTCCACGGTGTTCCGCAACCTGGTCGAAGGCGCCCTGCTGGTGTCGCTGGTGCTCTACATCTTCCTGTCGAACCTGCGGGCGAGCCTGGCGGTGGTGGTGGTGATTCCGCTGGCGCTGCTGTCGACCTTCATGGGCCTGAAGATCATGGGCGTGCACGCCAACCTGCTGAGCCTGGGCGCGATGGACTTCGGGATCATCGTGGACGGCGCGGTGATCGTCATCGAGAACGTGCTGCACCGCCTGTCCGAGAGCAAGGAGAACATGCGCGAGAACGAGCGGCGCGAGACCATCATCAACGCGGTCAACGAGGTCGGCCGGCCCACGCTGTTCTCGATGCTGATCATCATCGCGGCGCACATTCCCATCTTCGCGCTGCAGCGCCACGAAGGCCGCATCTTTCAGCCGATGGCGCTGTCGGTCACTACCGCGCTGATCGGCTCGCTGATCTTCTCGCTCACCCTGGTGCCGCTGCTGGCCTACTGGATGCTGCGCAAGAAGCTGCCGCACGGCGACAACCGCGTGGTGCGCGGCGCCAAGCACTTCTACGCGCCCATCCTCGACTGGGCCCTGCGCCGCCGGCGCACCGTGGCCATCGCCGCGGTCGTCGCCTTCGGCCTGACCACGGTGGTCGCCTCGCGCCTGGGCTCGGAATTCCTGCCCGAGCTCAACGAAGGCACGACCTGGGTCAACTTCACGCTGTCGCCCAACGTCTCCACGCAGGAGGCCTCGCGTGTGCTGCACATGGCGCGCAAGGCCCTGCTGACGGTGCCCGAGGTGCGCACCACGGTCTCCAAGGCCGGCCAGCCCGAGGACGGCACCGATCCCAAGACGATCTCCATGGCCGAGATCTTCGTGGACATCAAGCCCGAGAACGAATGGCGCAAGGGCATGACCCGCGAGAAGATCACCGAGGAGATGAACCGGGTGCTGTCGGCCATTCCCAGCATCGACCCCGCCTTCTCCCAGCCGATCCGCGACAACGTGCTGGAGTCGATCTCGCAGATCAAGGGCCAGATCGTGATCAAGCTCGCCGGCGACGACCTGGCGCTGATGAAGACGGTCACCGACCAGATCGCGCATGAAGTCAAGCAGGTCGAGGGCGTGGCCCGCGCCGAGATCGACCGCGACGGCCAGGTGCCGCAGCTGGTGCTGGCGATCGACCGCGACCGCGCCGCCCGCTACGGCCTGAACGTGCAGGACATCCAGGACGTGATCGAGGCCGCGCTCGCCGGCAAGGCCGCCACCAGCCTGTGGGAAGGCGAGCGCAAGTTCGCCGTGGCGGTGCGCCTGCCGGCCGAGGAACGCGTCATCGCCAACCTGCGCCGCACGCCCATCGCCACGCCCGACGGCGGCTACGTGGCGCTGGCCGACGTGACCAACATCCAGGAGACCGTCGGCGCGATGAACATTGCCCGCGAAGCCGGCCGGCGCACCACCGCCATCGGCATCTTCATCTCCGGCCGCGACATGGGCTCGGTGGTCGCCGACATGAAGGCACGCGTCGAGAAGAACGTCAAGATTCCGCAGGGCTACGTCGTCAACTGGTCGGGCGAGTTCGAGAACCAGGAACGCGCGATGAAGCGCCTGGCGGTGGTCGTGCCGATCTCGCTGCTGCTGATCTTCGTGCTGCTGTTCGACGCCTTCAAGTCCTTCAAGATGGCCGGGCTGATCCTGGTCAACGTGCCCCTGGCGCTGATCGGCGGCTTCGTCGCGCTGTGGATCTTCGGCATCCCGCTGTCGGTGTCGGCGGCCATCGGCTTCATCGCGCTGTCGGGCCAGGCGGTGCTCAACGGGGTGGTGATGCTGTCGGTGTTCCAGCAGCTGCGCCATGCCGGCATGACCGTGACAGAGGCGGTGCGCGAGGGCTCGATGCAGCGCCTGCGCACGGTGCTCATGACCGCGATGCTCGCCGCGCTCGGCCTGCTGCCGATGGCGCTGTCGCACGAGATCGGCTCGGAGACGCAGCGGCCGCTGGCCATCGTGGTGATCGGCGGCCTCTTCACCGCCACCCTGCTCACGCTGGTGGTGCTGCCCGCGCTCTACGTGGCCTGGTTCGGCAAGGAGAAGCCGCGTACGCCCGAGGACGACGACAGCCAGGTCATGGCGGTGGTCTGA
- a CDS encoding (2Fe-2S)-binding protein, giving the protein MKPLARLPLRRRTLMVGSLSGVAGAAVAQAPSTPAEATADGRVPVSLTVNGQAVALQLQPRESLLDVLRERLDLTGAKKGCDHGQCGACTVHLDGRRVASCLTLAVKTDGRTVTTIEGLAAPDGTLHPMQQAFVDHDALQCGYCTPGQVMAAVACVREGHATSEAQIREYMSGNLCRCGAYAAILRAIREAAPRMSAPQGGRHA; this is encoded by the coding sequence ATGAAGCCGTTGGCCAGGCTGCCGCTGCGCCGCCGCACGCTGATGGTGGGGTCGCTGAGCGGGGTGGCGGGCGCCGCCGTGGCGCAGGCACCGTCCACGCCCGCCGAAGCAACGGCCGACGGGCGCGTGCCGGTGTCGCTCACGGTCAACGGCCAGGCGGTCGCGCTGCAGCTGCAGCCGCGCGAATCGCTGCTCGACGTGCTGCGCGAACGGCTCGACCTGACCGGCGCCAAGAAGGGTTGCGACCACGGCCAATGCGGCGCCTGCACGGTGCACCTGGACGGTCGCCGGGTGGCGTCGTGCCTGACCCTGGCCGTCAAGACTGACGGCCGGACGGTGACCACCATCGAAGGCCTCGCCGCGCCCGATGGCACGCTGCACCCGATGCAGCAGGCCTTCGTCGACCACGACGCGCTGCAATGCGGCTACTGCACGCCGGGGCAGGTGATGGCGGCCGTCGCCTGCGTGCGCGAAGGCCATGCGACGAGCGAGGCGCAGATCCGCGAGTACATGAGCGGCAACCTCTGCCGCTGCGGCGCCTATGCGGCCATCCTGCGGGCGATCCGCGAGGCCGCGCCGCGCATGTCGGCCCCGCAAGGCGGCCGCCATGCGTGA
- a CDS encoding FAD binding domain-containing protein → MTSPTCAPPAPPRRWHCSAGTGPVRAISPAAPRYNRAHAVLGASPACAAVYPGDLAVALVALDAVVDTVGAAGKRSLPVAALHLAPGDTPQRETVLEGDELIVRIRLPRSAAARRSTYHKVRDRESFAFALASAAVALEIGGGRVRDVRIALGGVATRPWRASQAERSLVGASLTRASARRAAELAFADARPLSHNAFKVALGVETVTDALLLARDRS, encoded by the coding sequence GTGACTTCGCCTACCTGCGCCCCGCCAGCGCCGCCGAGGCGGTGGCACTGCTCGGCCGGCACCGGCCCGGTGCGCGCTATTTCGCCGGCGGCACCACGCTACAACCGGGCGCACGCGGTGCTGGGCGCGAGCCCGGCCTGCGCGGCGGTGTACCCGGGCGATCTGGCCGTGGCCCTGGTCGCGCTCGACGCGGTGGTCGACACCGTCGGCGCCGCCGGCAAGCGCTCGCTGCCGGTCGCCGCGCTCCACTTGGCTCCCGGCGACACGCCGCAGCGCGAGACGGTGCTGGAAGGCGACGAACTCATCGTGCGCATCCGCTTGCCGCGCAGCGCGGCGGCCCGGCGCTCGACCTACCACAAGGTGCGCGACCGCGAGTCCTTTGCCTTCGCCCTGGCCTCGGCCGCCGTGGCGCTGGAGATCGGCGGCGGCCGGGTGCGCGACGTGCGCATCGCCCTCGGCGGCGTGGCCACCCGGCCGTGGCGCGCGAGCCAGGCCGAGCGCAGCCTCGTCGGTGCCTCGCTCACCCGCGCATCGGCACGCCGCGCCGCCGAGCTGGCGTTCGCCGATGCGCGTCCGCTGTCGCACAACGCGTTCAAGGTGGCGCTCGGCGTGGAGACGGTCACCGACGCGCTCCTGCTGGCCCGCGACAGGAGCTGA
- a CDS encoding LacI family DNA-binding transcriptional regulator translates to MAATTPGTARMADVAATAGVSLVTVSRALNTPDQVAAPTLAAVQAAVAQLGYLPNMTAGSLASRRSRIVGCLVPSISYPAFSETVEALARTLGDGGYQMLLGQTGYRVEDEARQVDSFLARRVDAIVLTGTNHAAGLRSRLQRSGIPVVETWDLAAAPIDLSVGFSQHEGGRVAGAHLFDCGYRCPAYIGADEDRAMQRLAGLRSIATERGAGDVPAELILPPAQIDDVGLRLSALLARRPDIDAIFCQNDILAAGALFECHRRGWDIPGRIAVMGFGDMPIARAGFPRLSTVRVRGSCIGERAGQLLLARLSGQQQADTAVDIGFEVVRREST, encoded by the coding sequence ATGGCCGCCACGACGCCCGGGACCGCCCGCATGGCGGACGTCGCGGCGACCGCCGGCGTGTCGCTGGTGACGGTGTCGCGCGCGCTCAATACGCCCGACCAGGTGGCAGCCCCCACGCTGGCCGCAGTCCAGGCGGCGGTCGCCCAGCTCGGTTATCTGCCCAACATGACGGCGGGCAGCCTGGCGTCGCGACGCTCGCGCATCGTCGGCTGCCTGGTGCCGTCGATCTCGTACCCGGCGTTCTCGGAGACCGTCGAGGCGCTGGCCCGCACCTTGGGCGACGGCGGCTACCAGATGCTGTTGGGCCAGACCGGTTACCGCGTCGAAGACGAGGCCCGTCAGGTCGATTCCTTCCTGGCGCGGCGCGTTGACGCCATCGTGCTGACCGGCACCAACCATGCCGCCGGCCTGCGCTCCAGGCTGCAGCGCAGCGGAATTCCCGTGGTCGAGACCTGGGACCTGGCCGCCGCGCCGATCGACCTGTCGGTCGGCTTTTCGCAGCACGAGGGCGGCCGTGTCGCCGGCGCCCACCTGTTCGACTGCGGCTACCGTTGCCCCGCCTATATCGGCGCCGACGAAGACCGCGCCATGCAGCGACTGGCCGGCCTGCGTTCCATCGCCACCGAACGCGGCGCGGGCGACGTGCCGGCCGAACTCATCCTGCCTCCCGCACAGATCGACGACGTGGGACTGCGGCTGTCGGCCCTGCTGGCGCGCCGTCCCGACATCGACGCGATCTTCTGCCAAAACGACATCCTGGCTGCCGGTGCGCTTTTCGAGTGCCACCGACGCGGCTGGGACATACCCGGCCGCATCGCGGTCATGGGTTTCGGCGACATGCCGATCGCCCGCGCGGGGTTTCCGCGTCTCTCCACGGTACGGGTTCGTGGCAGCTGCATCGGTGAACGCGCCGGCCAGTTGCTGCTGGCGCGCTTGAGCGGACAGCAGCAGGCCGACACGGCAGTGGATATCGGTTTCGAGGTCGTGCGACGTGAAAGCACCTGA
- a CDS encoding LysR family transcriptional regulator, with the protein MDRFDSMRLFISIVDLRSFTRAAAALSIPRATATNAIKQLEARLRVRLLERTTREVRTTVDGEAFYERCRALLHDLEDAESSLAQRALSPQGRLRIDIHGAPANEILLPRIQEFHARYPDIELAVGSGDRLVDLVREGVDCVVRAGEPRDSSLVTRRLALIDQVTCASPAYLRERGTPGSPADLVGHRAVNFFSTARAGFYPLEFQVQGRVEQHLLEGWISVNSADSYKTCAEQGCGIIQVPRYGVARQLREGGLVEILRDYPCPPMPYSVLYPHSRLLSPRVRVFIDWVGGCFDERFASTS; encoded by the coding sequence ATGGACCGGTTCGACTCGATGCGGCTTTTCATCTCCATCGTCGACCTGCGCAGCTTCACTCGCGCGGCGGCGGCGCTGTCGATTCCGCGTGCCACGGCCACCAACGCCATCAAGCAGCTCGAAGCGCGCCTGCGGGTGCGCCTGCTCGAGCGCACCACCCGCGAGGTGCGCACCACGGTCGACGGCGAGGCCTTCTACGAGCGTTGCCGGGCGCTGCTGCACGATTTGGAAGACGCCGAGTCGTCGCTCGCGCAGCGGGCGCTCAGCCCGCAGGGCCGGCTGCGCATCGATATTCACGGCGCGCCGGCCAACGAGATCCTGCTGCCGCGCATCCAGGAATTCCACGCCCGCTACCCCGACATCGAACTGGCCGTGGGCAGTGGCGACCGGCTGGTCGACCTGGTGCGCGAGGGCGTCGACTGTGTGGTGCGGGCCGGCGAGCCGCGCGATTCCTCGCTGGTGACCCGGCGCCTGGCGCTGATCGACCAGGTGACCTGCGCCAGCCCGGCCTACCTGCGCGAGCGCGGCACGCCCGGCTCACCGGCCGATCTGGTGGGCCACCGGGCGGTGAACTTCTTCTCCACCGCGCGCGCCGGCTTCTATCCGCTGGAGTTCCAGGTGCAAGGCCGCGTGGAGCAGCACCTGCTCGAGGGCTGGATCAGCGTGAACAGCGCCGACAGCTACAAGACCTGCGCCGAGCAGGGCTGCGGAATCATCCAGGTGCCGCGCTACGGCGTGGCGCGTCAACTGCGCGAGGGTGGCCTGGTCGAGATCCTGCGCGACTACCCCTGCCCGCCGATGCCGTATTCGGTGCTGTATCCGCACAGCCGGCTGTTGTCGCCACGAGTGCGGGTTTTCATCGATTGGGTTGGCGGCTGTTTCGACGAACGTTTCGCCTCGACCTCCTGA
- a CDS encoding efflux RND transporter periplasmic adaptor subunit — MPSLPSMLFRRSSFATLLIAGAVSACALLAGCGESAEKTAVAAPPAPPILQGKQLRFPTGHPQLALLNSVPSRPATDIVADLPARLVWNEERTQRIYPAFGGRVVAIGADIGAVVKPGSVLARLASPDFGAAQSDTTKAGVDVNLARKVLARQRELFDAGIIARKDLEQTEADLARAQAESARAAARTTLYGAASSINQQLGLTSGIAGVVVERNINPGQEVRPDQSGPGAPALFVVTDPSSLWVLIDAKEIDIGSMQPGTTFELQVPAYPGETFTGRVIATSDSIDPGTRTIKVRGVIANTDRRLKSEMLVTARVREKMNGVVVPATAIVLERNQHKVFVQVQPGVFEPRMVTMGHMGNREVVLSSGLAAGEQVVADNALLLAREFSVAMEDAGNPTSPQANQAK; from the coding sequence ATGCCTTCCCTGCCGTCGATGCTTTTCCGCCGTTCTTCCTTCGCCACGCTGCTGATCGCCGGCGCCGTGTCCGCGTGCGCCCTGCTCGCGGGCTGCGGCGAATCCGCCGAGAAGACGGCCGTGGCCGCGCCGCCGGCGCCGCCCATCCTGCAGGGCAAGCAGCTGCGCTTCCCGACCGGCCATCCGCAACTGGCCCTGCTCAACTCGGTGCCCTCGCGGCCCGCCACCGACATCGTGGCCGACCTGCCGGCGCGCCTGGTATGGAACGAGGAGCGCACCCAGCGCATCTATCCGGCCTTTGGTGGCCGGGTCGTGGCTATCGGTGCGGACATCGGCGCGGTGGTCAAGCCCGGCAGCGTGCTCGCCCGCCTGGCCTCGCCCGACTTCGGCGCCGCGCAGAGCGACACCACCAAGGCCGGCGTCGACGTGAACCTGGCGCGCAAGGTGCTGGCCCGCCAGCGCGAGCTGTTCGACGCCGGCATCATCGCCCGCAAGGACCTGGAGCAGACCGAGGCCGACCTCGCCCGCGCCCAGGCCGAATCGGCCCGCGCCGCGGCCCGCACCACCCTGTACGGCGCCGCATCGTCGATCAACCAGCAGCTCGGCCTGACCTCCGGCATCGCCGGCGTGGTGGTCGAGCGCAACATCAACCCGGGCCAGGAAGTGCGCCCCGACCAGAGCGGCCCGGGCGCCCCGGCCTTGTTCGTGGTGACCGACCCCAGCTCGTTGTGGGTGCTGATCGACGCCAAGGAAATCGACATCGGCAGCATGCAGCCCGGTACCACCTTCGAGTTGCAGGTGCCCGCCTATCCCGGTGAAACCTTTACCGGCCGCGTGATCGCCACCAGCGATTCCATCGACCCGGGCACCCGCACCATCAAGGTCCGGGGCGTCATCGCCAACACCGACCGCCGCCTGAAGAGCGAAATGCTCGTCACCGCGCGGGTTCGCGAAAAGATGAACGGCGTGGTCGTGCCGGCCACCGCCATCGTGCTGGAGCGCAACCAGCACAAGGTCTTCGTGCAGGTGCAGCCCGGCGTGTTCGAGCCGCGCATGGTCACGATGGGGCACATGGGCAACCGCGAGGTGGTGCTGAGTTCGGGTCTGGCCGCCGGCGAGCAGGTGGTGGCCGACAACGCGCTGCTGCTGGCGCGTGAATTCTCCGTCGCCATGGAAGACGCCGGCAATCCGACCTCGCCCCAAGCCAACCAGGCCAAGTAA